The genomic DNA TCACTGCTTTAGGGCTGCAGCGCAGCCCAACGGGGATAAATCCCCTCGCCACAAAAGCCGGTCGCGTTAGGGAGATGTCTTGATGAAACCGCTTTACCTCGCCTCAGGTTCGCCGCGTCGGCGTGAACTGCTCACGCAGATCGGCGTGCCCTTTACCGCCATCGGCGCGGACATCGACGAAACGCCCCTGGATCATGAAACCCCATCGGCTTATGTCGAGCGCCTGGCGCGCGGCAAGGCCGAGGCTGGGCGACGAGGCCTGGACGCCGGTGTGGAGGGCTGCGTGCTCGGGGCGGACACCGCCGTGGTGCTGGAGGGGCGGATTATTGGCAAACCCGTGGACCAGGCTGACGCCTTGTCGATGCTCCTGAGCCTGTCCGGTCGCGACCATGAGGTGTTGACCGCCATCGCCGTACTGGACGGCTCGCGCTGCGAATCACGGGTGGTGCGCAGCCGGGTGCGTTTTCGCCCCATCACCGAACCGGAAGCAATGGCCTATTGGGCCAGCGGCGAACCCCGGGACAAGGCTGGCAGCTATGGTATCCAAGGGCTGGGCGCGGTGTTCGTCGCCGGGCTTGA from Pseudomonas beijingensis includes the following:
- a CDS encoding Maf family protein, whose protein sequence is MKPLYLASGSPRRRELLTQIGVPFTAIGADIDETPLDHETPSAYVERLARGKAEAGRRGLDAGVEGCVLGADTAVVLEGRIIGKPVDQADALSMLLSLSGRDHEVLTAIAVLDGSRCESRVVRSRVRFRPITEPEAMAYWASGEPRDKAGSYGIQGLGAVFVAGLEGSYSAVVGLPLCETAELLGHFGIPCWQTLNAR